From a region of the Ovis aries strain OAR_USU_Benz2616 breed Rambouillet chromosome 2, ARS-UI_Ramb_v3.0, whole genome shotgun sequence genome:
- the PTP4A2 gene encoding protein tyrosine phosphatase type IVA 2, which yields MNRPAPVEISYENMRFLITHNPTNATLNKFTEELKKYGVTTLVRVCDATYDKAPVEKEGIHVLDWPFDDGAPPPNQIVDDWLNLLKTKFREEPGCCVAVHCVAGLGRAPVLVALALIECGMKYEDAVQFIRQKRRGAFNSKQLLYLEKYRPKMRLRFRDTNGHCCVQ from the exons ATGAACCGTCCAGCCCCTGTGGAGATCTCCTATGAGAACATGCGTTTTCTGATAACCCACAACCCTACCAATGCTACCCTCAACAAGTTCACAGAG gaACTTAAGAAGTATGGAGTGACAACTTTGGTTCGAGTTTGTGATGCTACATATGATAAAGCACCAGTTGAAAAAGAAGGAATCCACGTTCTA GATTGGCCTTTTGACGATGGAGCACCACCCCCTAATCAGATAGTAGATGATTGGCTAAACCTACTAAAAACCAAATTTCGTGAAGAACCAGGTTGCTGTGTTGCAGTGCATTGTGTTGCAGGATTGGGAAG GGCACCTGTACTAGTTGCACTTGCTTTGATTGAATGTGGAATGAAGTACGAAGATGCAGTTCAGTTTATAAGACA aaaaagaaggggaGCATTCAATTCCAAACAGCTGCTTTACCTGGAGAAATACCGACCTAAGATGCGATTACGCTTCAGAGATACCAATGGGCATTGCTGTGTTCAGTAA